A window of the Elusimicrobiota bacterium genome harbors these coding sequences:
- the hrcA gene encoding heat-inducible transcriptional repressor HrcA has translation MRVLKPEAAQDRRDKILNWVVYNYVSTGRPVSSELIASEGRFNVSSATIRNILKELEETGYLFQAHTSGGRIPSDRGYRAYVDNILRLQKLAVTEKGRVEDDYERRVEQLDGFLKHTSKMLADMSKWAGFVISADMDQDSLKRIDLISLGPKSVLSVLFAHSGLMKHAAFQLDKPLEKSAVKTLSIKLNRRLKDLPVADIPRVIWKEFPRKSGGSGQDELLGKLADYFSNLAKNDDQLYFEGLNRIYENIEADNFEDIRSVARLMEEKDRFSGMLRERLRDCALKSRSLTGPEEHKHQVDVTIGSENAVKEFKNFSLVSSSYCVNNRAIGLVGILGYKRMEYPRMISIVDNVSSMVEEMLGEWEGMDFEE, from the coding sequence ATGAGAGTTTTAAAACCCGAAGCGGCTCAGGACCGCAGAGACAAGATCCTTAACTGGGTGGTGTATAACTATGTAAGCACCGGCCGCCCGGTAAGCTCCGAGCTTATAGCTTCCGAGGGGCGCTTTAATGTTTCCAGCGCCACTATAAGGAACATATTAAAGGAGCTTGAAGAAACCGGCTACCTGTTCCAGGCCCACACCTCCGGCGGCCGCATCCCTTCCGACAGGGGTTACCGCGCCTATGTGGACAATATCCTCCGCCTGCAGAAGCTCGCCGTCACGGAGAAAGGGCGCGTGGAAGACGATTATGAGCGCCGCGTTGAGCAGCTGGACGGCTTTTTAAAACATACCTCAAAAATGCTGGCGGACATGTCGAAGTGGGCCGGTTTTGTTATTTCAGCAGATATGGACCAGGACAGCTTAAAGCGCATTGACCTTATAAGCCTGGGCCCGAAAAGCGTGCTGTCAGTGCTGTTCGCTCATTCGGGGCTTATGAAGCACGCGGCTTTCCAGCTTGATAAACCGCTTGAAAAAAGCGCGGTAAAAACGCTCTCCATAAAATTAAACAGGCGACTGAAAGACCTGCCCGTGGCCGATATCCCCCGAGTTATCTGGAAAGAATTCCCGCGCAAATCGGGCGGCTCCGGCCAGGACGAATTGCTTGGAAAACTTGCCGATTATTTCAGTAATCTGGCGAAGAACGACGACCAGCTTTATTTTGAAGGCCTCAACCGCATTTATGAGAATATTGAAGCTGATAATTTCGAGGATATCCGCAGCGTGGCACGACTGATGGAGGAAAAAGATAGATTTTCCGGCATGCTCAGGGAGCGCCTGCGGGATTGCGCCCTTAAGAGCCGTTCCCTGACCGGCCCGGAGGAACATAAACACCAGGTGGATGTCACTATCGGCTCGGAGAATGCCGTGAAGGAGTTCAAGAATTTCAGCCTGGTATCATCTTCCTACTGCGTAAACAACAGGGCGATAGGGCTTGTGGGGATACTCGGCTACAAGCGTATGGAATACCCGCGCATGATCTCCATAGTGGACAATGTAAGTTCCATGGTGGAGGAGATGCTGGGTGAATGGGAAGGAATGGACTTTGAAGAATAA
- the dnaJ gene encoding molecular chaperone DnaJ encodes MSSTDYYRLLGVARNAGPDEIKTAYRNLALKHHPDRNPGNKDSEGVFKEINEAYGVLSNVEKRRIYDQFGAEGLKAGRGGAGGFGGFQNADFGDIFGDIFDNFFEQGGRSRSPRQRRGADLKYGTEITLEEAFNGVKVPVNFDRTEICEICGGTGAKPKTSLKKCPTCRGSGRVQYAQGFFSFSQTCPDCGGQGEVVSSPCRDCGGSGRKRKAASLNIKIPAGVEEGTVLRVSGAGDAGSRDGASGDLYIQVAIKHNTHFERQGSDLVYECPVSVAQAALGAEVEVPVIEGSRVKLRLPQGTQHGKVLRVHEKGMPAAGLKKRGDLLVRVKVEIPHDLTPKQRELFEALAASFGETPPPQHKEEEKSFFKKILG; translated from the coding sequence ATGTCCTCAACCGATTATTATAGACTTCTTGGCGTGGCCAGAAACGCCGGCCCGGATGAGATAAAAACGGCCTACCGCAATCTGGCGCTTAAACACCACCCGGACCGCAACCCCGGCAATAAAGATTCCGAGGGCGTCTTTAAGGAAATAAACGAGGCCTACGGCGTATTATCCAACGTCGAGAAACGCAGAATTTACGACCAGTTCGGCGCGGAAGGTCTGAAGGCCGGCCGCGGCGGAGCCGGAGGGTTCGGAGGCTTCCAGAACGCGGACTTCGGGGACATTTTCGGCGACATTTTTGATAACTTTTTCGAGCAGGGCGGGCGCAGCCGCAGCCCCCGCCAAAGGCGCGGCGCGGATCTGAAGTACGGCACAGAGATCACGCTGGAAGAGGCCTTCAACGGGGTGAAAGTCCCGGTGAATTTTGACCGCACCGAGATCTGCGAGATCTGCGGCGGCACAGGGGCAAAGCCCAAAACCAGCCTTAAAAAATGCCCCACCTGCCGCGGCTCCGGCCGTGTGCAGTACGCGCAGGGCTTTTTTTCCTTCAGCCAGACCTGCCCCGATTGCGGCGGCCAGGGAGAGGTTGTAAGCTCTCCCTGCAGGGATTGCGGCGGTTCGGGGCGCAAAAGGAAAGCCGCTTCGCTGAATATAAAAATTCCGGCCGGCGTTGAGGAAGGCACCGTGCTCAGGGTTTCCGGCGCGGGCGACGCGGGGTCGCGCGACGGGGCCTCCGGCGACCTTTATATACAGGTCGCGATAAAGCATAATACGCATTTTGAACGGCAGGGCTCGGATCTGGTTTATGAGTGCCCTGTAAGCGTGGCGCAGGCCGCTCTTGGCGCGGAAGTTGAGGTGCCTGTGATAGAAGGCAGCCGGGTAAAATTAAGACTTCCGCAGGGCACGCAGCACGGCAAGGTTTTGCGCGTGCATGAAAAAGGGATGCCCGCGGCCGGCCTTAAAAAAAGGGGGGATCTGCTTGTAAGGGTAAAAGTCGAGATCCCGCACGATCTCACCCCGAAACAGCGCGAGCTCTTTGAAGCCCTTGCCGCCTCTTTCGGGGAAACGCCTCCGCCGCAGCACAAAGAAGAAGAAAAAAGTTTTTTTAAAAAGATACTTGGTTAG
- a CDS encoding DNA methyltransferase yields the protein MFKLEKGTPSISKEKLVQEGLFQISYNIDMSTMAKAKSSTIINPLVLPIHFHSPPRGKNPFLTKLEGEKNPDKSVQLYYKKQQGKLFLGDSLVWLKSLQAESVDLVFADPPYNIKKADWDRFESSDHYVSWSKEWIKESARILKPNGTLYICGFTEILADIKVAAMPFFESCRWIIWHYKNKANLGNDWGRSHESIVHFRKGKNFIFNIDAVRIPYGAHTLKYPSHPQAETSQYGKSANNKPRENWIPNPKGAKPKDVMDIPTTCNGMGEKTPHPTQKPEELLRKIVLASSNPGDLIVDPFSGSGTTLVAAEQLGRRWYGCDYSKEYNEFAVNRLNSISRRSVQEWIKFDADIAKRRESIR from the coding sequence ATGTTTAAGTTAGAGAAAGGAACTCCTTCCATCTCAAAGGAAAAGCTTGTACAAGAGGGGTTATTCCAAATTAGTTATAATATAGATATGTCCACCATGGCTAAGGCAAAATCCTCTACCATAATAAATCCTCTTGTATTACCAATCCACTTTCACTCACCGCCTAGAGGGAAAAACCCTTTCTTGACAAAACTTGAGGGGGAAAAGAACCCTGATAAATCTGTCCAATTATATTATAAAAAACAACAAGGGAAGCTCTTTCTCGGCGACTCTCTTGTCTGGCTAAAGAGTTTACAAGCTGAATCAGTTGATCTCGTCTTCGCTGACCCGCCATACAATATTAAAAAAGCTGATTGGGATAGATTCGAAAGCTCCGACCATTATGTCTCATGGTCAAAAGAGTGGATTAAAGAATCAGCGAGGATATTAAAACCAAACGGCACATTATACATATGTGGGTTTACGGAAATTCTGGCAGATATTAAGGTTGCAGCAATGCCTTTCTTTGAAAGTTGCAGGTGGATTATATGGCATTACAAAAACAAAGCGAATCTTGGAAATGATTGGGGCCGCTCCCACGAAAGCATTGTCCATTTCAGAAAAGGAAAAAACTTTATCTTTAATATTGATGCCGTAAGAATTCCTTATGGTGCCCACACGCTAAAATATCCCAGTCATCCTCAAGCTGAAACAAGCCAGTACGGTAAAAGTGCAAACAATAAACCCCGCGAGAATTGGATCCCGAATCCAAAAGGCGCTAAGCCTAAAGATGTAATGGATATTCCTACAACATGTAATGGAATGGGAGAAAAGACACCACATCCGACACAAAAGCCAGAAGAACTTCTCCGAAAGATTGTATTAGCCTCCTCAAATCCGGGAGACCTTATAGTGGATCCTTTTTCTGGTTCAGGAACGACATTAGTTGCTGCGGAACAACTTGGCAGGCGATGGTATGGATGTGATTACAGCAAAGAGTATAATGAATTTGCTGTTAATCGTCTTAATTCTATAAGTAGACGTTCAGTTCAAGAATGGATAAAATTCGATGCTGATATAGCCAAAAGAAGAGAGAGCATCCGATGA
- a CDS encoding nucleotide exchange factor GrpE — protein MDKSKKHKAQETQKEQENGQPGVENCECVCGDGLNTLKSGAPKNAAAVGDTVPPGGAKEPPDYYAQLVQLKADFENYRKRMEKERPSLINWGKSEAILRFLPLYDMLLAAHQHVGKLQDGAEVKQVEDVVKGLEMIFKAFSKVFEDEGIRPMEPVGKPYDPMATDILGVVDGDESNDGLVTEELQKGFYYGDKVLRPARVKIARKKAPPPAEETGEVKNEKSEFGE, from the coding sequence ATGGATAAAAGTAAAAAACATAAAGCGCAGGAAACGCAAAAAGAGCAGGAAAACGGACAGCCCGGCGTGGAAAACTGCGAGTGTGTTTGCGGCGACGGCTTGAATACGCTCAAGTCCGGGGCGCCCAAAAACGCCGCCGCCGTGGGTGACACCGTGCCGCCCGGGGGCGCAAAAGAGCCGCCTGATTATTATGCCCAGCTTGTGCAATTGAAGGCGGATTTTGAAAATTACCGCAAGCGGATGGAAAAAGAGCGCCCTTCGCTTATCAACTGGGGAAAGTCGGAGGCGATATTAAGGTTCCTGCCGCTCTATGATATGCTGCTGGCGGCCCATCAGCATGTGGGAAAATTGCAGGACGGCGCGGAGGTGAAACAGGTGGAGGATGTAGTAAAGGGCCTTGAAATGATATTCAAGGCGTTTTCAAAGGTTTTTGAAGACGAAGGCATCAGGCCCATGGAACCGGTCGGCAAGCCTTACGACCCGATGGCCACCGATATACTTGGCGTGGTGGACGGAGACGAATCCAACGACGGCCTGGTAACGGAGGAACTGCAGAAAGGGTTTTATTACGGCGACAAAGTGCTCAGGCCGGCAAGAGTAAAAATAGCCAGGAAGAAAGCGCCGCCCCCGGCGGAAGAAACGGGGGAAGTGAAAAATGAAAAATCAGAATTTGGGGAGTAA
- a CDS encoding RsmE family RNA methyltransferase, which translates to MPQYFIPRENIRDGRFFAGEEESRHIVRAARGKKGDRIEIFDGQGVRYSALIEEIEDGIVSGSIQDDIESSYYKLKLTLCFAVVSRAAMESLLEHCTEAGVETFQPVMSSRSQFDLFSDWKRRSLRLNNIILSASKQCGRGRLPGLEKPRKFDDLLLEGVPSVLAMPGGKSAAEIALALAGKTDIRLFVGPEGGFTKGELDFAAGKGVLPLDLGKYTLRAETACLAGTCALLNTLG; encoded by the coding sequence ATGCCCCAATACTTTATTCCCAGGGAAAATATCAGGGACGGACGATTTTTTGCAGGCGAAGAAGAGTCCCGCCACATAGTCAGAGCCGCCCGCGGGAAAAAAGGCGACCGGATAGAGATTTTTGACGGGCAGGGAGTCCGTTATTCGGCTTTAATAGAAGAAATAGAGGACGGTATCGTTTCAGGCTCCATTCAAGATGACATAGAAAGTTCTTATTATAAGCTCAAACTTACTCTTTGTTTTGCAGTGGTTTCCCGCGCTGCGATGGAGAGCCTGCTTGAGCACTGCACCGAGGCGGGGGTGGAAACTTTCCAGCCGGTAATGAGTTCCAGGTCGCAGTTCGACCTTTTCAGCGACTGGAAGCGCAGGTCCTTGCGTCTTAATAATATAATTCTTTCAGCTTCAAAGCAGTGCGGCCGCGGCCGTCTGCCCGGCCTTGAGAAGCCCCGGAAATTTGACGATCTGCTTTTGGAGGGTGTTCCTTCCGTTTTGGCTATGCCGGGAGGAAAAAGCGCGGCGGAAATCGCGCTCGCTCTCGCCGGGAAAACGGATATCCGGCTTTTTGTGGGGCCGGAGGGCGGCTTTACCAAAGGCGAGCTTGATTTTGCCGCCGGAAAAGGCGTGCTGCCGCTTGATCTCGGAAAGTATACCCTGAGGGCCGAAACCGCCTGTCTGGCCGGCACCTGCGCCCTCCTGAACACCCTCGGATAA
- the dnaK gene encoding molecular chaperone DnaK, giving the protein MSKIIGIDLGTSNTAAAVMEGGKTTIIPSAEGTTLGGKAFPSYVAFTKDGQMLVGEPARRQAVANPEGTVSAFKRKMGTGHEYTIGGKKFTPQQLSAYLLQKVKKDAEAFLGEKIEKAVITVPAYFNDNQRQATKDAGTIAGLEVVRLVNEPTAAALAYGIDKEGKDQKIMVFDLGGGTLDVTIMELGKEGTFDVISTSGDTQLGGTDMDNAMVEYITDEFRKDTGIDLKKDSTAMQRIREASEKAKIELSTVMETEINLPFLSADASGPKHMALKFSRAKLESLVEPIVKRCQKSIDTAFADAKLKSSDIHRIIFVGGPTRMPIVHRFVEDSVGKKIEHGIDPMECVASGAAVQAAVLTGDVKDVLLLDVTPLSLGIETLGSVMTRLIDKNTTIPVKKTQVFSTAADNQPAVTIHVLQGERAMAGDNVPLGKFDLDGIPPAPRGRPQIEVTFDIDANGLLQVSAKDLGTGKAQHITISAPNKLSKADIDKFVKQAEQFSEQDKKYKEKVEAKNEADTVLYSTEKALKEHGDKVSADDRLAIERAVGELKEAIKGDDPEKMRKAKEETLTVSQKLGEAIYKDSQEKAGPGGAGAQADPQGAPGVEPEGAKASAGAKKEDVVDAEVVDEKK; this is encoded by the coding sequence ATGTCAAAGATAATAGGAATAGACTTGGGAACTTCAAATACCGCGGCGGCGGTGATGGAAGGCGGAAAGACCACCATCATTCCGTCGGCCGAGGGCACCACTCTGGGCGGCAAGGCTTTTCCGTCCTATGTGGCTTTTACAAAAGACGGCCAGATGCTGGTCGGCGAACCTGCCCGCCGTCAGGCCGTGGCAAATCCGGAAGGCACAGTTTCAGCCTTTAAACGTAAAATGGGAACCGGCCACGAATACACGATAGGCGGAAAAAAGTTTACGCCCCAGCAGCTTTCGGCTTACCTTCTGCAGAAAGTCAAGAAGGACGCCGAGGCTTTCCTGGGTGAAAAGATCGAAAAGGCCGTTATCACCGTGCCCGCTTACTTTAACGATAACCAGCGTCAGGCCACCAAAGACGCCGGCACGATAGCGGGTCTTGAGGTCGTGCGCCTGGTAAACGAGCCCACGGCGGCCGCGCTCGCCTATGGCATAGACAAAGAGGGCAAGGACCAGAAGATAATGGTGTTTGACCTCGGCGGCGGCACGCTGGATGTCACTATTATGGAACTCGGAAAGGAAGGCACTTTTGACGTTATTTCCACTTCCGGCGATACCCAGCTTGGCGGCACCGACATGGATAACGCCATGGTGGAGTATATTACCGACGAGTTCCGCAAAGACACCGGGATTGACCTGAAAAAAGATTCGACCGCCATGCAGAGGATCCGGGAAGCTTCCGAGAAAGCCAAAATCGAGCTTTCAACCGTGATGGAAACCGAGATCAATCTGCCTTTCCTGTCGGCCGACGCCTCGGGCCCGAAGCACATGGCGCTGAAGTTCTCCCGCGCCAAGCTTGAATCTCTGGTCGAACCCATAGTAAAGCGCTGCCAGAAGTCCATAGACACCGCTTTCGCCGATGCCAAGCTTAAAAGCTCCGACATCCATCGCATCATATTCGTGGGCGGCCCCACCCGCATGCCTATCGTGCACCGCTTCGTCGAGGATTCCGTGGGCAAAAAGATCGAGCACGGCATAGACCCCATGGAATGCGTGGCTTCGGGCGCGGCCGTGCAGGCCGCAGTGCTCACCGGCGATGTCAAAGATGTTCTTCTGCTGGATGTCACTCCGCTCTCGCTCGGGATTGAAACGCTCGGCAGTGTGATGACCCGCCTGATAGACAAGAACACCACCATCCCGGTAAAAAAGACGCAGGTGTTCTCGACCGCGGCGGACAACCAGCCGGCCGTTACCATACATGTGCTGCAGGGTGAGCGCGCTATGGCCGGCGACAATGTGCCTTTGGGAAAGTTCGACCTGGACGGCATACCTCCGGCGCCGCGCGGCAGGCCGCAGATAGAGGTGACTTTTGATATAGACGCCAACGGCCTGCTCCAGGTTTCCGCCAAAGACCTGGGCACCGGCAAGGCCCAGCACATCACCATCTCGGCCCCGAACAAGCTGTCCAAAGCCGACATAGACAAGTTCGTGAAACAGGCCGAGCAGTTTTCGGAGCAGGATAAAAAATACAAAGAGAAAGTGGAGGCCAAAAACGAGGCCGACACCGTGCTCTACTCCACCGAGAAGGCCCTTAAGGAACACGGCGATAAAGTTTCCGCCGATGACCGCCTTGCCATAGAGCGCGCTGTGGGCGAGCTGAAGGAAGCGATTAAAGGCGACGACCCCGAAAAGATGCGCAAAGCCAAGGAAGAAACGCTTACGGTCTCGCAGAAACTGGGCGAGGCTATATACAAGGATTCCCAGGAGAAGGCCGGTCCGGGCGGAGCCGGAGCTCAGGCGGACCCTCAGGGCGCGCCGGGCGTGGAACCAGAAGGCGCTAAGGCCTCAGCCGGCGCGAAAAAAGAAGATGTAGTGGACGCCGAAGTGGTGGATGAGAAGAAGTAG